The following coding sequences are from one Remersonia thermophila strain ATCC 22073 chromosome 2, whole genome shotgun sequence window:
- a CDS encoding 60S ribosomal protein uL6 encodes MRYIHSEETIVVPENVKVSIKARIVTVEGPRGKLVKDLSHIAVNFSVIKKNVIGLEIHHGNRKNVAALRTVRTIINNLIIGVTKGFKYKLRYVYAHFPINVNVEKNNETGNYEVEIRNFVGEKRVRNVVMQSGVEVEISKAQKDELIIFGNSLEAVSQSAADIQQICRVRNKDIRKFLDGIYVSEKGNVVEE; translated from the exons ATGCGCTACATCCACAGTGAGGAGACCATCGTGGTCCCGGAGAACG TCAAGGTCTCGATCAAGGCGAGGATCGTGACGGTCGAGGGCCCGCGCGGCAAGCTGGTCAAGGACCTTAGCCACATCGCCGTCAACTTCTCGGTCATCAAGAAGAACGTCATCGGCCTCGAGATCCACCATGGCAACCGCAAgaacgtcgccgccctccgcacCGTCCGGACGATAATCAACAACCTCATCATCGGCGTCACCAAGGGCTTCAAGTACAAGTTGCGCTACGTCTATGCTCACTTCCCCATCAACGTCAACGTGGAGAAGAACAACGAGACGGGCAACTACGAGGTTGAGATCCG GAACTTCGTCGGCGAGAAGCGCGTCCGGAACGTCGTCATGCAGAGCGGTGTGGAGGTCGAGATCTCCAAGGCCCAGAAGGACGAGCTCATCATCTTCGGCAActccctcgaggccgtctcccagagcgccgccgacattCAGCAGATCTGCAGGGTGCGGAACAAGGATATCCGCAAG TTCTTGGACGGTATCTACGTTTCGGAGAAGGGCAACGTCGTTGAGGAGTAA